The genome window CGATACGCAATAACATCGAATGGTCTATACAGGATTTATGCGATAGCAGATTTACGCTTAGCTTTCTGACCTTCCGCAATTTAGTAATCTGCCTGCCTATATCTTTCAGGTCATATTTGAGACCAAAGTCTTCTTTCAGATTATTCGGATAACTT of Candidatus Margulisiibacteriota bacterium contains these proteins:
- a CDS encoding helix-turn-helix domain-containing protein — protein: MSSYPNNLKEDFGLKYDLKDIGRQITKLRKVRKLSVNLLSHKSCIDHSMLLRIERGEREPMLSTLLKIIDGLGLQPAEFFRVFG